The following coding sequences are from one Methanococcoides orientis window:
- a CDS encoding TatD family nuclease-associated radical SAM protein, which yields MTEDEFDGYLANIGTICYEAHGNLYLNITNRCSASCVFCIRDGTDGVYGYDLRLKKEPSVEDILGKLDLIDLSKYREVVFTGFGEATLRFDVLLEVTHWLKERGVKVRLDTNGHAQLLYPERNVVAELKEAGLDEVSVSLNAESESKYNELCRPAFEGSYNAMLDFTRDAIAAGIQTRMTVVGFNDIDVEKCEKIALDIGAAFHVR from the coding sequence ATGACAGAAGACGAATTTGATGGATATCTCGCTAATATTGGTACTATTTGTTATGAAGCACATGGTAACCTGTATCTTAACATAACCAATAGGTGCAGTGCAAGTTGTGTATTCTGCATACGCGATGGCACCGATGGTGTTTACGGTTACGACCTTCGCCTCAAAAAAGAGCCTTCTGTCGAAGATATACTGGGTAAGCTGGATTTGATCGATCTGAGTAAATACCGGGAGGTGGTATTTACGGGGTTCGGCGAGGCGACGCTACGATTTGATGTCCTGCTGGAGGTCACTCACTGGCTCAAGGAACGTGGCGTAAAGGTAAGGCTTGATACCAATGGCCATGCCCAGTTGCTTTATCCTGAAAGGAATGTTGTGGCTGAGTTAAAAGAAGCAGGTCTTGATGAGGTGTCTGTGAGCCTTAATGCAGAATCCGAAAGCAAATATAATGAGTTGTGCAGACCTGCTTTTGAGGGTTCCTATAATGCTATGCTGGATTTCACAAGGGATGCCATTGCAGCGGGAATTCAAACCCGTATGACAGTTGTGGGTTTTAATGACATCGATGTTGAAAAATGTGAGAAGATCGCACTTGATATCGGTGCTGCGTTCCACGTAAGGTAA
- the engB gene encoding GTP-binding protein EngB yields the protein MKKEQGFEKAKFEIILSGRSNVGKSSIIRELTGKKVKVGKRPGVTLKPAHSLRSDLLITDLPGFGFMSGVKDRKQDIVKDQIVRYIEDNADRIKIAVLVTDAVSFIDVVERWESRNQIPIDIEMFDLFNELGFDTIVAINKMDRIKDVEQQERLDGIVEKLGLTPPWDQWNYIIAPTSAKKGDIKTLKGLLRKRLHDIKRDDLFKYI from the coding sequence ATGAAAAAAGAACAAGGATTTGAAAAAGCTAAATTCGAGATAATACTCTCGGGAAGATCAAATGTTGGAAAATCATCCATCATACGAGAGCTTACGGGTAAAAAAGTGAAGGTCGGCAAACGTCCGGGAGTTACATTAAAACCCGCCCATAGCCTGCGTTCTGATCTGTTAATTACGGATCTTCCCGGATTCGGGTTCATGAGCGGTGTGAAAGACCGAAAGCAGGACATCGTGAAGGACCAGATCGTACGTTACATAGAAGATAATGCCGACAGAATAAAGATAGCAGTCCTTGTCACTGATGCAGTTTCATTTATAGATGTGGTCGAACGCTGGGAAAGCCGCAATCAGATACCTATAGACATCGAAATGTTCGATCTATTCAATGAACTTGGATTTGATACCATTGTCGCCATAAACAAGATGGATCGAATAAAAGACGTAGAACAGCAAGAGAGACTTGATGGTATCGTTGAAAAACTTGGCCTTACCCCTCCGTGGGACCAGTGGAATTACATAATTGCGCCAACAAGTGCAAAAAAAGGAGATATCAAAACACTTAAAGGGCTACTCAGAAAGCGTCTCCACGATATTAAGAGAGATGACCTTTTCAAATACATCTGA
- a CDS encoding BatD family protein: MFRKALIILLMVLCVLSVTASAYTIDDIEWKSTETTTLHWGHSFENGEAKDDSYDTYVIKAEDFSSDGFVSLSLSKDGQIKDIASLGLADSWEYRDEENGQDVKLFIKEIKTNVDQWTGKMEDPTVNIEVYRRGVPDFDIDIKTEKNEYDPRSPSNPKEVVTTITVKNKGYAEAQDVEVIVDPAGMELADGDLKTHITTLAKDETSEIIEVDLEVPHLWEETDLDIEVTVRAKDINGDIHEDSEKKEITVMPKAELILTKSIIEELYMDETAYVSVAVRNYGIYSMDSVTIKDTVLSSMELKDSVTLEKTVSFKPGETIEVFSYALKPIKPGKYTSPEAVATYTASNDKTYTYESNDPKIEINGPYITLSQKMDKTKVEPGAEVKVTVTAKNEGNRDASTRVSSTDFPEGSTFVSGDTSFDKVLGKGESGSYSYILKMNDEGTFKLSPATATFIDMESYKGEKISNMPEITVEIPEPKETTTSSSTSNPSNGDSSQPGTESNEEVVEPGFESIFAITALAGVYLAIRRRK; this comes from the coding sequence ATGTTCAGGAAAGCTTTGATCATATTACTAATGGTGCTTTGTGTATTATCAGTTACAGCGTCTGCGTACACAATTGATGATATCGAATGGAAATCTACAGAAACAACCACACTTCATTGGGGGCATAGTTTTGAAAACGGAGAAGCAAAAGATGATTCCTATGACACATATGTGATCAAAGCAGAGGACTTCTCGAGTGATGGGTTTGTGTCCTTATCTCTTTCGAAGGATGGACAGATCAAAGATATTGCCTCCCTCGGCTTGGCTGACAGCTGGGAATACAGGGATGAAGAGAATGGACAGGATGTAAAACTCTTTATCAAGGAAATAAAGACCAATGTCGATCAGTGGACCGGCAAAATGGAAGATCCTACTGTGAATATAGAAGTATACAGAAGAGGTGTTCCTGACTTCGACATTGATATCAAGACTGAAAAGAACGAGTATGATCCAAGATCTCCGAGCAATCCAAAAGAAGTGGTAACTACCATCACTGTAAAAAATAAAGGATATGCAGAAGCACAAGATGTTGAGGTCATCGTAGATCCTGCAGGAATGGAACTGGCCGATGGAGATCTCAAGACCCACATAACCACATTAGCTAAAGATGAAACATCTGAGATCATAGAGGTTGACCTTGAAGTACCCCACCTTTGGGAAGAGACCGATCTTGATATTGAAGTGACCGTACGAGCTAAAGACATCAATGGCGACATCCATGAAGACAGTGAGAAAAAGGAAATAACCGTAATGCCAAAGGCTGAACTAATACTTACAAAATCAATTATTGAAGAACTCTATATGGATGAGACAGCGTATGTTTCAGTAGCTGTCCGCAATTATGGCATTTATAGCATGGACTCAGTTACAATAAAAGACACCGTACTTTCCAGTATGGAACTTAAAGACAGTGTAACACTTGAAAAGACAGTATCATTCAAGCCCGGAGAAACCATTGAAGTTTTCTCCTATGCACTGAAACCCATTAAACCAGGCAAATACACATCACCTGAAGCAGTTGCAACATATACGGCTTCCAACGATAAAACCTATACATATGAATCAAATGATCCAAAGATCGAGATCAATGGACCTTACATAACCCTATCCCAGAAAATGGATAAAACAAAAGTAGAACCCGGGGCCGAGGTTAAAGTCACTGTGACCGCTAAGAACGAAGGTAACAGGGATGCAAGCACAAGAGTGTCTTCCACTGATTTCCCGGAAGGTTCAACTTTTGTCAGTGGTGATACATCCTTTGATAAAGTACTGGGAAAAGGTGAATCCGGAAGCTATTCATACATTCTGAAAATGAATGATGAAGGAACATTCAAACTTTCACCTGCAACTGCAACTTTTATCGATATGGAAAGCTACAAAGGTGAAAAAATATCTAACATGCCTGAGATAACGGTAGAAATTCCTGAACCGAAAGAGACCACAACTTCATCAAGTACAAGTAATCCATCAAATGGTGACAGTTCACAACCAGGAACTGAATCAAATGAAGAGGTTGTGGAACCTGGTTTCGAATCGATCTTCGCAATTACTGCACTTGCAGGTGTATATCTGGCAATAAGAAGGAGAAAATAA
- a CDS encoding transcriptional regulator: MNLETPCQAVVWDILPAIRAALAMELVKNGISQKEVAKMFGMAPSAVSQYLTKKRGYRIEFDDDVKESIARLALEIQEGKVDNVPAKICEICRYLRRGEGACPVED; this comes from the coding sequence ATGAATCTGGAAACTCCCTGTCAGGCAGTTGTATGGGATATCCTCCCGGCTATCCGTGCAGCGCTTGCAATGGAACTTGTAAAGAACGGGATCTCACAGAAAGAAGTTGCAAAGATGTTTGGAATGGCTCCTTCTGCTGTATCTCAGTACCTGACAAAAAAACGAGGCTATCGTATAGAATTTGATGACGATGTGAAAGAGTCTATAGCTCGTCTTGCTCTTGAGATACAGGAGGGTAAGGTGGATAATGTCCCTGCAAAGATCTGTGAGATCTGCAGGTATTTAAGAAGAGGTGAGGGTGCCTGCCCTGTGGAAGATTGA